The Haematobia irritans isolate KBUSLIRL chromosome 1, ASM5000362v1, whole genome shotgun sequence DNA segment CCAGCTTTCAACGTAAAGGGATCTATCCCTCCtcaataaaaagtttgtcatctCAACTTAAACTCAACTTGTCTCTTTTTCTCTCATTGCGGTATATTGGTTTTCCATGTAAGTATTCATGGTGGCAGTGTGATCATATAAAGTGACCCATTAGCCCAGGAACCTAAGTTCCACCAATCTCTGCAGAATCCCTTGGAATCTTAGTTTCCCATTTTTCCCTCTTGATAATCTAACTGAAAGCCTTAGCTTTCATGTCGAGCCTTAGCTCTCAATTGATAAAACGTAATATAATCTTCAACGAGTAAActtttaaatttcatataagAGTATACAGAGTTCAAATGAGAGTTAACATCTAAAGAGAGTCCaagttaaaaatgttaaaattggtATCAACAGAGTTCCATTCATTAAATTGTTCCTCCAGAGCAATGATGGGCAGAGAGAAATAGTTGTTTGTGTGCGATCGCTCTTTTCATGTACTTCGacaaatattaatataatttgGAATTGAAAAGGCAAAAATTACTTCAATATTAAGTTCTGGAATTTGTTTGATTTctctaattttttgttttgtcaatcGTTCTTGTTTGTCATTAATTACCACATCCTTCATTTTGTCTTCCACTATAGCTTGTCACCGAAAAGTATCCAgccataaaatatgtaaaatataacaaattataCAATGCCAAATTAACGAATAATGGTCACTCAGCCCAATTGGTTATACCGGGAAAAATTCTTATGCCTAAGATCTCTGGTGGCCCATTGCCAAAGGGAGAAAAATACGAGTTTGTAAATCTTCACTTCCATTGGGGTTCCAATAATGATGTGGGCTCCGAACATACCATTGATGAAAAACGCCATGCTGTTGAAATACATGGAGTCCATTATAATGTGAAATATGGCAATTTGGAAGAGGCTCTTAAACATGAAGATGGTGTCGTTGTATTATCTGCATTTTATGATACATCGCTGGAACAAAAATTACCAGGCTTGCAAGCCATTAGCAATGCCttgagtaaaattgtgacacctgGAACATCCGTTGATATTCCGAAATTTAAACTCTCCGCCCTATATGGTGGTATGGATGTTAGCAGTAAACATGTCTTCTATAGCTACTCGGGATCTTTAACCACACCTCCTTGTGCCGAGGCTGTTACTTGGATTATATTCCCTAAACCAGTCGCTGTTGCTACCGCTCAATTGGAACCATTTCGTCAACTAATGGATGAACATGGCCAAGTTTTGGTGAACAATTATCGTAATGTTCAAGATATGAACGGCCGTGATGTGCATTATAGTAAATCGTAATCGATCAAACGATAACTGTGAGCAGCTATTTTGTTATTGgcaataaatcgaaaatgagaaatatttgtatatcCGAAACGAATGCGTTTGTTTAACCGATTCGCCaatagaatataattttttaaattcagcGTATTTGCAGATCCTAGgtaaataattaatttcgtatataaaaaaaatttccgtcaaaataaaaaaattcttatgttgttaaataatattattaacGCTTTAAATAaatcatccttaaattaacagaaatattgaatattaagTTTAAAACGCTTCGCAtaaaggctaagacttattttgaagatttagcatatttggtttaaagtttttataccctccaccataggtaacacatcgaaatattgctctaagaccccataaactatatacatatattctgggtcgctaacttccaaacggaacaagctatcgatttgaaacttggcacaaataacatagttgttattgatgtaggtcggacggtattgcaaatgggccatatcggttcacttttacgtatagcccccatagccaccgtggtgcaatggtagcatacccgccttgcatacacaaggtcgtgggttcgattcctgcttcgaccgaacaccaaaaagtttttcagcggtggattatcccacctcagtaatgctggtgatatttctgagggtttcaaagcttctctaagtggtttcactgcaatgtggaacgtcgttcggactcggctataaaaatgatgttccttgtcattgagcttaacatggaatcgggcagcactcagtgataagagagaagttcaccactgtggtatcacaatagactgaatagtctaagtgagcctgatacatcgggctaccaccgaacctaacctaatctaaccttccTCCGGTCGCTGAAGTATTATTCGCGGGGGAAGGGTCCGTCACAGAAATTTGTTTGTGTAGTGACAGAGAAAGGAAAATACGGTGTTTTATGTTGATATTCAAGTTTATTGATGGTAAATCGTCTATAGTTAGAGTAGTATATAGTTACTGGCGATACGGGTGGTGTGAGTATGTGGTACTGTTTCGATGTGGCTTGATATAGTGGCCTGGATAAGCACACCGGACTGGACTGGCCACGTGTTTGGTCTGATCGATGGTATGGCAGGAATAGGCGAGCTGAATGGCGACGTATCTAAATACAGAAGTCTGGGCAGGATCTTGCACTGACAAATCAGGGTGATGAAATGGCGACCTGGTTAAGTACGCTCTGGAAGTCTGGGCAGGATCATGCGCTGGCGAATGTGTGTGCTCTGGAAGACTGAGCGATTAAATGGCGACCTGGTTAAGTACGCCCTGTAGAGCTAAGATAATACTAAGCGACAAGGAATGGCGAACGAACAGTGCCCTAactaactacacgcaaaaaaataattcctcccaaacgaaattttagacaaagaaagttcgtttctcatttgcttttcgctgtaaggaagtgtatttggaagaaaagcatataatttttgtgataaacgtttattcttttccagcatgtaaaaacaatttcataaagacaaactcaaatatACCGATTCATTTagcaattaaaaacataatgaCAAAATGGGAATCTCTCcagaatcacacaaaaataccaaaatcgcAATTTCTAAAAGCTCTCCAATTTTGTCTCAATGACAacaattatttcatatttgagGACAACATTTACAATCAAACTTATGGGATGCCAATGGGAAACCCGCTATCTCCAACGATAGCCGATATTATCCTCGACACTTTATTGGAATCGTGTTTGGCAGAATTGGAACAACaaaatatacacataaaatgaTCACAAAATATGTAGATGATCTATTTGCCATAATAAAGAAGAAGGATgagcataaaataataaaaacattcaacaactatgacaaaaaaatacaattcactATTGAAAAGGAAGAAAATCAATGCATTccatatttggatataaaaatttatagagagaaaaacaaaataataacggATTGGTACGCAAAACCCATTGCATCTGGTCGTTTAGTCAATTTTCATTCAACTCAGCCTATAAGGCAAAAAATAAACACAGCAAATCAACTAATATCCAAAGTTATTACTCTGAGTGATTCTACACAAAAATGTTAAGATAATTAGGAATATATTAACTAATAATTGTTTCCCTATAAACATTACAAATAATCTAATTGACCGAAAACTTAATATAAATCCAACAAAACAAACAGAAAAGaaccaatctggcaacatcaaaTATTTTGGGATTCCCTACATACGCAAACTTACAGAAGAAAAACACCCACCCGACCAAAGTGCCGAGAAATGGCGAAGGTTCGCTAAagcgaacatttttcgaaataattTAAAGCGAACATTATTCGAGAAAAGTTCGATAATCGAAAATTTTCGAACGTTCGTTGTTTCGAAgtaataacgaatatttttggcttatttgttggtgttacgccatgtttgtttttgacaaagACAGAGATTTAAAAGTCATTTccgtttaagaaattgttaagtGCTGGTGAAGTGTCTTAGCGAATCTAAAAGAGGTAAGTAATTTATTGATATATCTTTTAAAAAAACTATCAATTTGCTTTCTTGTTTAATTTGCAGATGTATCCAGGAAAATGTTACTCAttgattatagtccttttcaatGGCATAGCCACGATCGGCTTAATAAGAAATTCCGCGCAAAGAAGTCAATGCAGTGCCTTAAATGACTTTAAATATACATtccaaaatgtaaatattttaaatattttgttcgcaacactaatatctacattattttgtattataattatctatattgtgttataataaaataaaaccaaacttgaaaattttcttttactacacaacttataatgggaacaaaatgggaataaaacagtatagaaaaccttcgaaagcggaatgatatcgaatacgaaaacgaattcgaaatagattcgttagcgatcaattatagatatcgcgaaaccttctttaacgaatcactagcaagccttcgaaaacgaagagtttgctggcagtaacagcacgacagatgaacgtttttcgaaattttttcgaaccatTCTCGATATCGTTTTCGAAAGTTTTATTCGAGAAAAAACcgagaatatttctatatcgaATTCGATAACGAACGTTGTGGTCAGGTGGGCACTTACAAGATATCataaacaacaacgaaataagTATAGCACACAaaccaaacaaaacaatagcctctctatacacacaaacaaaaaccaaaatagcAACAACTGAGCAAAGCAATGTGGTGTATGAAATAACATCCCGCTTGTTCGGCAAGAAGTCATTGTCGCATTTTCGCTATTTATATAAACAACTACAAGGTTGACTGGTTATTTAAGAGGAGATAAGTAATCCTTGGAATAGTCGAATAATTATAACACAGATAACTGTTTGCCTGTAAAATCGACGCGGGAGAACTCTCTTATTTGCTGGACAATTTTTACAGCTCTCTGAGATAATTATCCGTTAttttgaagaacaaaaaaaaaaacaacaaagctCATCTCAATACTTTAGAATTTTCAGAAACTCATAATTTAGTTAGTTTTCTGTTGGTTTCGTAGCAAGACGTTTTTTGCAGAGCattagaaaacaatttaataaaaacgtgTTTGGATATATTGCGGAAGTTTTTTTAGTAAGTACACTAATAATATGGTATACATTTTGcattattttgttaattatattcTTAATTTT contains these protein-coding regions:
- the LOC142220227 gene encoding carbonic anhydrase 2-like — its product is MAKVLVCCCLLLTIACGIKAWSYDVQDQWSNDYPACGLTKQSPIAINTKDLVTEKYPAIKYVKYNKLYNAKLTNNGHSAQLVIPGKILMPKISGGPLPKGEKYEFVNLHFHWGSNNDVGSEHTIDEKRHAVEIHGVHYNVKYGNLEEALKHEDGVVVLSAFYDTSLEQKLPGLQAISNALSKIVTPGTSVDIPKFKLSALYGGMDVSSKHVFYSYSGSLTTPPCAEAVTWIIFPKPVAVATAQLEPFRQLMDEHGQVLVNNYRNVQDMNGRDVHYSKS